One window of Phycisphaeraceae bacterium genomic DNA carries:
- a CDS encoding PAC2 family protein has protein sequence MSLQQPKPRPWLIAAWPGMGNVAVLAVTHLIEQLRMNPCGELDTTPFFEATEVQVRSGLTHRVELPRGLFFCWSNPGRGRDLVVFIGEAQPQTGTLEYAREVVLEAKKRDVERVVTFASLASAMHPSLPSKVSGVATDTVTLDELRRAEVRASPDGQIGGLNGLLLIAAANLGVSGFCLLADIPYFAMRVANPKAARAALSVFSLLAEVDIPLEKLDAQAAIVDRALIEALEQMEQSLGEDAPSASRDEEEKPEVSPPEDEKALSEPDRARIERLFDAAKKNQGKAVALKKELDRLGVFPEYEGRFLDLFRRTE, from the coding sequence ATGTCGTTACAGCAACCAAAGCCTCGTCCGTGGTTGATCGCCGCCTGGCCGGGGATGGGAAACGTCGCTGTTCTCGCGGTAACCCATCTCATCGAGCAATTGCGGATGAACCCATGCGGGGAGCTTGACACAACGCCGTTCTTTGAGGCGACGGAAGTGCAGGTTCGAAGTGGGCTCACACACCGGGTCGAATTGCCGCGCGGGCTGTTTTTCTGCTGGTCGAATCCCGGTCGCGGTCGAGACCTGGTGGTGTTCATCGGTGAAGCACAGCCTCAAACGGGAACTCTGGAGTATGCCCGAGAGGTTGTGCTGGAGGCAAAGAAACGGGATGTCGAACGCGTGGTCACGTTCGCCTCTCTCGCGTCGGCGATGCATCCGTCGCTCCCTTCGAAAGTGTCCGGCGTCGCGACCGATACGGTGACACTCGACGAACTTCGGCGCGCCGAAGTGCGAGCATCCCCGGATGGTCAGATCGGTGGTTTGAACGGACTGCTGCTTATCGCGGCGGCGAATCTTGGAGTCTCGGGATTCTGTCTCTTGGCGGATATTCCATACTTCGCGATGCGCGTTGCCAACCCCAAGGCCGCGAGAGCGGCGCTGAGCGTCTTCAGCCTGCTGGCCGAAGTCGATATTCCTTTGGAGAAGCTGGATGCGCAGGCGGCGATTGTCGATCGAGCGCTGATCGAAGCGCTCGAACAGATGGAGCAGAGCCTTGGCGAAGACGCGCCCTCTGCCTCACGCGATGAAGAGGAAAAGCCGGAAGTCTCGCCGCCCGAAGACGAGAAGGCATTGTCCGAGCCCGACCGGGCGCGCATCGAGCGGCTCTTTGACGCGGCAAAGAAGAATCAGGGCAAGGCTGTTGCGCTCAAGAAAGAACTCGACCGGCTGGGAGTGTTTCCGGAGTACGAAGGCAGATTCCTGGATCTTTTTCGCAGAACGGAATGA